From a single Candidatus Brevundimonas phytovorans genomic region:
- a CDS encoding CoA transferase subunit A: MRKIYADVTSALEGLTFDGMTVMSGGFGLCGIPENLIAGLKASGVKGLTVISNNAGVDGFGLGQLLETKQIAKMISSYVGENKEFERQYLAGELQLEFNPQGTLAERIRAGGAGIPAFFTATGVGTLVAEGKEVRNFDGRDYVMETGLIADLAIIKAWKADERGNLVFRKTARNFNPMMATAGKVTVVEVEEIVPTGSLDPDHIHTPGVYVDRLIQTVSEKRIEQRTVRQRATTGSSSEAVARKEQA, from the coding sequence ATGCGCAAGATCTACGCTGACGTCACGTCCGCGCTGGAGGGCCTGACCTTTGACGGGATGACCGTCATGTCCGGCGGCTTCGGCCTGTGCGGTATTCCTGAAAACCTGATCGCCGGGCTGAAAGCCTCGGGCGTCAAGGGACTGACCGTCATCTCCAACAACGCAGGCGTGGACGGCTTCGGCCTGGGCCAGTTGCTGGAGACCAAGCAGATCGCCAAGATGATCTCGTCCTACGTCGGCGAGAACAAGGAGTTCGAGCGGCAATACCTGGCTGGCGAGTTGCAGCTGGAGTTCAACCCGCAGGGGACGCTGGCCGAGCGCATTCGCGCGGGCGGCGCGGGCATCCCTGCCTTCTTCACCGCCACCGGCGTCGGCACCCTGGTCGCCGAAGGCAAGGAAGTGCGCAACTTCGACGGCCGCGACTATGTGATGGAAACCGGCCTAATCGCCGACCTCGCCATCATCAAGGCCTGGAAGGCCGATGAGCGCGGCAATCTGGTCTTCCGCAAGACCGCCCGCAACTTCAACCCGATGATGGCCACCGCCGGCAAGGTGACGGTCGTCGAGGTCGAGGAAATCGTCCCGACCGGCTCGCTGGACCCCGACCACATCCACACGCCGGGCGTCTATGTCGACCGCCTGATCCAGACCGTATCCGAGAAGCGCATCGAACAGCGCACGGTCCGTCAACGCGCGACGACGGGCTCAAGTAGCGAAGCGGTAGCCCGTAAGGAGCAAGCATAA